A genomic window from Variovorax paradoxus includes:
- a CDS encoding cytidylate kinase family protein, with translation MPVIALTQEMGSLAKDVSLKLAETLGLAVMRHEVIEHVADRMQVSTSLIGRLRGGKAGLVERLTTDSRSVALYTAEELFALADRGNVVLRGWGATCLLRPVPHVVCVRITRSLKKRVEWLMGDLETDDAEFAEAEIRRSDQAHAARMHAQFGVTWGDPVLYDLVLNTDRLSVESCVEQIRLMVSRPEFAETPASRALLANMALEARVRAALKEHEATRDINVTITANQGEVMLRGIVLNSDERAQTEAVAAEVSGVSGVHNQLRLMASTRRFASAKQT, from the coding sequence ATGCCTGTGATCGCACTGACCCAGGAGATGGGTTCCCTCGCGAAAGACGTTTCGCTCAAACTTGCCGAAACGCTCGGCCTCGCCGTGATGCGCCACGAAGTCATCGAGCACGTGGCAGACCGCATGCAGGTCTCCACGAGCCTGATAGGCCGGCTGCGCGGCGGCAAGGCCGGCCTGGTGGAGCGCCTGACCACCGACTCGCGCAGCGTGGCGCTCTACACCGCCGAGGAGCTGTTCGCGCTGGCCGACCGTGGCAATGTGGTGCTGCGCGGCTGGGGTGCCACCTGCCTGCTGCGGCCGGTGCCGCACGTGGTGTGCGTGCGCATCACGCGCTCGTTGAAGAAGCGCGTCGAGTGGCTGATGGGCGACCTCGAAACCGACGACGCCGAATTCGCCGAAGCCGAGATCCGCCGCAGCGACCAAGCGCACGCCGCCCGCATGCACGCGCAGTTCGGCGTGACCTGGGGCGACCCGGTGCTCTACGACCTGGTGCTCAACACCGATCGTCTGTCGGTCGAGAGCTGTGTCGAGCAGATCCGGCTGATGGTGAGCCGCCCCGAGTTCGCAGAAACGCCCGCATCGCGTGCGCTGCTTGCCAACATGGCGCTGGAAGCACGTGTGCGCGCTGCGTTGAAGGAGCATGAGGCAACGCGCGACATCAACGTGACGATCACGGCGAACCAGGGCGAGGTGATGTTGCGCGGCATCGTGCTCAACAGTGACGAGCGGGCGCAGACCGAGGCAGTTGCGGCGGAGGTGTCTGGTGTCAGCGGGGTCCACAACCAGTTGAGGCTGATGGCCAGCACGCGGCGCTTTGCTTCGGCGAAGCAGACCTGA
- a CDS encoding Crp/Fnr family transcriptional regulator, with protein sequence MTLLENHPEKNIIRAQLRQNILLKDLSEADRAELETHLVIVDGNKGEFLLHQGVREMEQYFILDGILKRVVSNPEGKEMILRFADENDMETSYAALRLGTPTPYGIVCVTKARVASLPLKEWIAFLNRHAETKELFEFLVMRGMSEIMAHTITLHLLDAAGRVHRFIRKHPELEDRIPSKELASYLNLSAETLSRLRKRGKI encoded by the coding sequence ATGACGTTGTTGGAAAACCACCCGGAGAAAAACATCATTCGTGCCCAGCTCCGGCAGAACATCCTTCTCAAGGACCTGAGCGAAGCCGACCGCGCCGAACTGGAAACCCATCTCGTCATCGTGGACGGCAACAAGGGCGAGTTCCTGCTGCACCAGGGGGTGCGGGAGATGGAGCAATACTTCATCCTCGACGGCATCCTCAAGCGGGTAGTGAGCAACCCGGAGGGCAAGGAAATGATCCTTCGCTTCGCCGACGAGAACGACATGGAAACGAGCTATGCCGCGCTGCGGCTGGGCACGCCGACGCCCTACGGCATCGTCTGCGTGACGAAGGCGCGGGTGGCGAGCCTTCCGCTGAAGGAATGGATCGCCTTTTTGAACCGACATGCGGAAACCAAGGAACTGTTCGAGTTCCTGGTGATGCGGGGCATGAGCGAGATCATGGCGCACACGATCACGCTGCATTTGCTCGATGCGGCGGGGCGCGTGCATCGGTTCATCCGAAAGCATCCGGAGCTTGAGGACAGGATTCCGAGCAAGGAGCTGGCTTCGTATCTGAATCTCTCAGCAGAAACCCTTAGTCGATTGAGGAAGCGGGGGAAGATTTAG